One genomic region from Sphingobacterium multivorum encodes:
- a CDS encoding universal stress protein has product MDKTILVLTDFSENSWTAIRYAANLAKKFDWTVELLHTYTIPIKDSVHAKMENMFLKPQKEEAESMLKDWQIRIDDEFPDLRCKTASLAGNLEKTVLNLLQEKEYHFIVMGAKGKGMIQKAVLGSNTFALIKKSPIGVLAVPITFQKFRLQNIGLLSNFKASEYDLLDSFTLRVPEKFNLSLLHVTQKYISPKQEDIEDWKQKLSAQFSFNKIDYVEKNAVNRLDYNMPIPRCIDYMVEIEAIDLLLVSYSPKSFFKSIFSRNLTKAIYRNLTVPTFFKRNLY; this is encoded by the coding sequence ATGGACAAAACAATTCTCGTACTCACCGATTTTTCTGAAAACTCATGGACTGCTATTCGATATGCGGCGAATCTGGCTAAAAAATTTGATTGGACAGTAGAACTTCTGCATACTTATACCATCCCAATAAAAGACAGTGTCCATGCGAAAATGGAGAATATGTTTTTGAAGCCTCAGAAGGAAGAGGCTGAAAGCATGCTCAAGGACTGGCAGATACGTATCGACGATGAATTTCCTGATCTCCGCTGTAAAACCGCAAGTTTGGCTGGCAACTTGGAAAAAACGGTACTAAACTTACTACAAGAAAAGGAATATCATTTTATCGTCATGGGAGCTAAAGGTAAAGGTATGATACAGAAAGCTGTCTTGGGAAGCAATACCTTCGCCCTGATAAAAAAGAGTCCAATCGGTGTCTTGGCAGTACCCATCACTTTCCAAAAATTTAGGTTGCAAAATATCGGATTACTGAGCAATTTTAAAGCGTCCGAATATGATCTACTCGACAGTTTCACCTTACGTGTACCGGAGAAATTTAATCTCAGCCTGTTGCACGTAACACAAAAGTATATCTCTCCAAAACAAGAAGATATTGAAGACTGGAAACAAAAGCTATCCGCCCAATTTTCGTTTAATAAAATTGATTATGTGGAAAAAAATGCGGTCAATCGTTTAGATTACAATATGCCTATACCACGTTGTATCGACTACATGGTGGAAATTGAAGCTATTGATCTTTTACTTGTGTCGTACAGTCCTAAAAGTTTTTTCAAAAGTATATTTTCCCGAAATCTTACGAAAGCAATTTATCGCAACCTGACTGTACCTACCTTTTTTAAGCGTAATTTATATTAA
- a CDS encoding NAD(P)-dependent alcohol dehydrogenase, with the protein MKAVRFFGHKDVRVVNDLVKPVPKGDEVLLKIGGAGVCHSDLHIIDEGTVVGTVFTLGHENAGWIEEVGSDVKDYKKGDAVLVYGPWGCGHCKPCQQSKENYCDHQSEMAYGGGLGLDGGMAEYMLVPSSRLLVPIYDLDPVIAAPLTDAALTPYSAIKRSIGKLTADEYVVVIGVGGLGHVALQILNEVSASSIIACDVTEEKLAFAKELGAAYVVNSKDANAAEQINKITGIKKAKVVIDFVGATSTIDLGTKVVGLDGDLTIVGLGGGHYQYNMSGLPFGVSMTNPYWGSRVELMEVVGLARQRKIHIEIEQFKLDQANEVYDRMRNGKIKGRAVLIP; encoded by the coding sequence ATGAAAGCAGTACGTTTTTTTGGGCATAAAGATGTCCGCGTTGTGAATGATCTTGTGAAGCCCGTTCCTAAGGGCGATGAAGTATTACTAAAAATTGGTGGTGCAGGTGTTTGTCATTCTGATCTCCACATTATAGATGAGGGGACCGTTGTAGGTACGGTATTTACCTTGGGACACGAAAATGCGGGCTGGATTGAAGAAGTTGGATCGGATGTAAAAGACTATAAAAAAGGAGACGCGGTACTGGTCTATGGCCCTTGGGGTTGTGGGCACTGTAAGCCCTGTCAGCAATCAAAGGAAAATTATTGTGATCACCAGTCTGAAATGGCCTATGGTGGTGGGCTAGGCCTTGATGGTGGGATGGCGGAATATATGCTTGTCCCTTCTTCGCGTTTACTGGTCCCAATTTATGACTTAGATCCAGTCATTGCTGCGCCATTAACGGATGCGGCACTTACTCCTTATTCGGCGATAAAACGTTCGATAGGCAAATTGACAGCGGATGAGTATGTGGTTGTGATCGGAGTTGGAGGTTTGGGCCATGTTGCCTTACAAATACTAAATGAAGTAAGTGCGAGTTCAATTATTGCCTGTGATGTCACCGAAGAAAAACTAGCCTTTGCTAAAGAACTGGGCGCAGCCTATGTGGTTAATTCGAAGGATGCAAATGCAGCCGAACAAATCAATAAGATTACGGGCATTAAAAAAGCTAAAGTAGTGATTGACTTTGTAGGCGCAACATCGACTATAGATCTAGGAACAAAGGTTGTTGGTTTGGATGGTGATCTGACAATTGTTGGATTAGGTGGGGGACACTACCAGTACAATATGTCGGGGCTTCCTTTTGGTGTGAGTATGACAAACCCATATTGGGGCTCGCGGGTTGAGCTTATGGAAGTTGTAGGTTTAGCTAGGCAAAGGAAGATTCATATTGAAATTGAGCAGTTTAAGCTTGATCAGGCTAACGAAGTTTATGATCGAATGCGCAATGGTAAGATCAAAGGAAGGGCTGTACTGATTCCTTAG
- a CDS encoding YdeI/OmpD-associated family protein: MLKKGEHIEGVPMELQQLLDMDEKANAFFETLSKSYKQGYCDWVGSAKQEQTRKTRAEKAIQMLRNNQKTLKTL; this comes from the coding sequence ATGCTAAAAAAAGGTGAACATATTGAAGGCGTTCCTATGGAACTCCAACAATTGTTGGATATGGACGAAAAAGCCAATGCTTTTTTTGAAACACTCTCCAAATCATACAAACAGGGATATTGTGATTGGGTAGGCTCAGCTAAACAGGAACAAACTAGAAAAACAAGAGCAGAAAAAGCAATTCAGATGCTAAGAAATAATCAAAAAACGCTTAAAACCCTTTAA
- a CDS encoding efflux RND transporter periplasmic adaptor subunit: MVMRSFMYISLCLIILSTSCQSEKKDKKEAAVFNVTTPLVKDTIVNKDYVAQIRSINHIELRAQEKGYIQSIFVDEGQFVQKGQPLFKIMPNLYESDVNRAKAEVKYAEIEYQNTKNLSEKDIVAPQETEMAKAKYEKAKAELAAMNTHLKFTDIVAPFSGIVGKLHVRKGSLVDEGELITELSDNSKMWVYFNVPEVEYLNQMDAKQDNGPLHVRLNMANGKEFGHEGIVETIESDFNNETGNIAYRATFPNPKGLLRYGETGNIVITSPYNNALMIPQKATFEELEKKYVYVITKDNKVKAREIKVAAELPHIYVVSSGLGKDEKILLNGLRMVQENQTIESKYQTPEKVMSNLDLYAE; encoded by the coding sequence ATGGTCATGAGAAGCTTTATGTATATAAGCCTGTGCCTTATTATTCTATCTACAAGCTGCCAGTCAGAAAAAAAAGACAAAAAAGAAGCTGCAGTTTTCAACGTCACAACTCCTTTAGTCAAAGATACAATCGTCAATAAAGACTATGTCGCCCAAATCCGTTCGATCAACCATATTGAATTGCGCGCGCAGGAAAAAGGCTACATTCAATCGATATTTGTCGATGAAGGTCAATTTGTACAAAAAGGACAACCCCTCTTTAAAATCATGCCCAACCTCTATGAGTCCGATGTTAATCGTGCTAAAGCAGAGGTAAAATATGCTGAAATCGAATATCAGAACACCAAAAATCTGTCCGAAAAAGATATTGTCGCTCCGCAGGAAACTGAAATGGCAAAAGCAAAATATGAAAAAGCCAAAGCTGAGCTAGCCGCGATGAATACTCATCTCAAATTTACGGACATCGTAGCACCGTTTTCCGGAATCGTTGGTAAGCTTCACGTCCGTAAAGGAAGTCTTGTCGACGAAGGCGAGTTGATCACGGAATTGTCCGATAACAGTAAAATGTGGGTTTATTTCAATGTACCCGAAGTGGAATACCTCAATCAAATGGACGCAAAACAAGACAATGGCCCGCTGCATGTACGGTTAAACATGGCCAATGGAAAAGAATTCGGTCATGAGGGTATTGTTGAAACAATTGAATCAGACTTCAATAATGAAACTGGAAATATTGCCTACAGAGCGACTTTTCCGAATCCAAAGGGATTACTGCGTTATGGTGAGACAGGCAATATCGTCATTACATCGCCCTATAACAATGCGCTTATGATACCGCAGAAAGCAACATTTGAGGAGCTTGAAAAAAAATATGTTTACGTTATTACAAAAGATAATAAAGTAAAAGCAAGAGAAATAAAAGTTGCTGCCGAACTGCCGCATATCTATGTTGTTTCTTCCGGATTGGGCAAGGATGAAAAGATTCTGCTCAATGGACTTCGCATGGTACAGGAAAACCAGACCATTGAATCCAAATATCAGACTCCGGAGAAAGTCATGTCAAACTTAGATTTATATGCAGAGTAA
- a CDS encoding efflux RND transporter permease subunit → MFKKVIHRPVFAIVISVVILFIGGLAIKQLPTEQFPKIAPTTVAVSIAYPGASADVLVKSSLITLENAINGVQGMRYIATDATSAGEATVNVVFDPGTDPNDAVVLVKTRVDQVMPLLPELVQKEGVVVNPIQPSMLMYVNLYSTNKSMDEKFLYNYATVNIIPEINRIHGIAKSQILGSRRYAMRVWLNPDRMRAYSLSVDEVMKAIGEQSIIGRPGRLGQSSGIAAQSLEYVLTYKGQYNTPEEYDNIIVRANGDGENIKLKDVAKVELGSEFFDIYSNLDGNPSASIVLKQNYGSNANDVIKDVKAKLAEMKGNFPPGIDYKISYDVSQFLDASIEQVMHTLRDAFILVAIVVFIFLGDWRSTLIPIIAVPVSLIGTFFVIQWFGMSINLVTLFALVLAIGIVVDNAIVVIEAVHAKMEESAISPYSAVKEVMAEIAGAIIAITAVMVAVFIPISFMTGPVGTFYRQFSITMASSIVISAVVALTLTPVLAAMLLKNNHGKPKKSNVFTKSLDLFNRTFDKITGKYASLLRKIASRRVITWGILIAFCVGIFVINKTLPGGFIPSEDQGTIYAIIQTPPGSTLEQTNKLSRELQKICQGVDGVESVSSLAGYEIMTEGRGSNAGTCLINLKTWGEREHSVKEIMEELEEKSKNLGATVEFFEPPAVPGFGSSGGFSMRLLDLNRTTDYQDFDKVNKAFIANLKKRKELTGVFTFFAANYPQYELVFDNNAAMQKGVSIGKAMDNLNILIGSTYEQGFIRFGQFFKVYVQSSPEFRRLPSDIMNLYVKNDHDQMVPYSAFMTLKKTQGPNEITRYNMYNSAAIRGLPANGYTTADAIQAINETAVQTLPHGYKVAWEGLSYDEAQRGNEAVYVFLVVLVFVYLVLAAQYESFIIPFAVLLSLPVGVFGSFFLLKAMGLENDIYAQVGLIMIIGLLGKNAVLIVEFAVKRRQAGDSILEAAIEGSRARFRPILMTSFAFIAGLVPLVFASGAGAIGNHTIGASALGGMLVGTIFGVIVIPGLYYIFAKLADGRKMIQAEDESPLSEDMIHYE, encoded by the coding sequence ATGTTTAAAAAAGTAATACATCGACCGGTATTTGCTATTGTCATATCGGTTGTCATCCTATTTATCGGAGGTTTGGCCATAAAGCAGCTTCCTACAGAGCAATTTCCAAAAATCGCACCGACTACAGTGGCGGTCTCCATTGCCTATCCTGGTGCAAGTGCCGATGTACTTGTAAAATCCTCCCTGATTACACTGGAGAATGCAATCAATGGTGTACAGGGAATGCGCTATATCGCTACCGATGCAACCAGCGCCGGTGAAGCGACCGTAAACGTCGTATTTGACCCCGGAACGGATCCCAACGATGCCGTAGTACTGGTCAAAACCCGGGTGGATCAAGTCATGCCACTATTGCCTGAACTTGTTCAAAAGGAAGGAGTCGTCGTCAATCCCATTCAGCCCAGTATGCTGATGTACGTGAATCTTTACAGTACAAATAAAAGCATGGATGAAAAGTTCTTGTACAACTATGCAACGGTAAACATCATTCCTGAAATCAATCGTATTCATGGTATCGCCAAATCACAAATCTTAGGTAGCCGTAGATATGCCATGCGCGTCTGGTTAAATCCCGATCGTATGCGTGCCTATAGCTTATCAGTTGATGAAGTGATGAAAGCGATAGGAGAACAAAGTATCATCGGCCGTCCCGGTCGACTGGGACAAAGCTCGGGTATTGCAGCGCAATCCCTCGAATATGTCCTAACTTATAAAGGGCAATACAATACACCTGAAGAATACGACAATATTATCGTTCGCGCAAACGGCGACGGTGAAAACATCAAGTTAAAAGACGTGGCTAAAGTCGAACTGGGAAGTGAATTCTTTGACATCTATTCCAATTTAGACGGTAATCCCTCGGCTTCAATTGTGTTGAAACAGAATTATGGTAGTAATGCTAATGACGTTATTAAAGATGTGAAGGCAAAACTTGCTGAGATGAAAGGTAACTTTCCTCCAGGTATAGACTATAAAATCAGTTATGACGTATCCCAATTCTTGGATGCTTCTATCGAACAGGTGATGCACACCCTACGCGATGCTTTTATTTTAGTTGCCATTGTCGTATTTATTTTCCTTGGCGATTGGCGTTCGACTTTGATTCCAATCATCGCCGTGCCCGTTTCGCTGATAGGTACATTCTTCGTCATCCAATGGTTCGGTATGTCGATCAACTTAGTGACCTTGTTTGCATTGGTGCTTGCCATCGGGATTGTCGTAGACAATGCCATTGTGGTCATTGAAGCAGTACATGCCAAAATGGAAGAAAGTGCTATATCGCCGTACAGTGCTGTAAAAGAAGTCATGGCCGAAATCGCAGGTGCTATTATCGCTATTACAGCTGTTATGGTGGCCGTTTTTATCCCCATTTCATTTATGACAGGCCCTGTCGGAACATTTTACCGTCAGTTTTCAATTACCATGGCGAGTTCCATCGTGATATCTGCAGTAGTCGCATTAACCCTTACTCCTGTGCTTGCCGCGATGCTCCTTAAAAATAACCATGGTAAACCAAAAAAATCAAACGTATTCACTAAATCGCTCGACCTTTTTAACCGTACTTTTGATAAAATAACGGGCAAATATGCCTCCTTACTTCGTAAAATTGCCAGCCGAAGAGTGATTACATGGGGTATCTTAATAGCATTCTGTGTCGGAATTTTCGTCATTAACAAAACGCTTCCAGGAGGTTTTATACCGAGTGAGGACCAAGGTACAATATATGCCATTATTCAGACTCCTCCAGGATCAACATTGGAACAGACCAATAAGCTTTCCAGAGAGCTCCAAAAGATCTGTCAAGGGGTAGATGGGGTTGAATCCGTCTCATCACTGGCAGGTTATGAAATCATGACCGAAGGCCGTGGATCGAATGCTGGAACCTGTCTTATCAACCTCAAAACCTGGGGTGAACGTGAACACTCCGTTAAAGAGATCATGGAAGAACTTGAAGAAAAATCAAAAAATCTAGGTGCAACAGTTGAATTCTTCGAACCTCCGGCTGTTCCGGGTTTTGGTTCTTCAGGAGGTTTCTCCATGCGCCTGCTGGACCTCAATAGGACAACCGATTACCAAGATTTCGATAAAGTCAATAAAGCTTTTATTGCTAATCTCAAAAAGCGCAAAGAGTTAACTGGTGTATTCACTTTCTTCGCTGCCAATTACCCGCAATACGAATTGGTATTTGACAATAACGCCGCCATGCAAAAAGGCGTTTCCATTGGTAAAGCCATGGACAACCTCAATATCCTTATCGGTAGTACCTATGAGCAGGGTTTTATCCGTTTCGGTCAATTCTTCAAGGTCTATGTACAATCTTCACCAGAATTTAGAAGGCTACCTTCCGATATCATGAACCTTTACGTCAAAAACGATCATGACCAGATGGTTCCTTATTCGGCCTTTATGACCTTAAAAAAAACACAGGGACCAAATGAAATCACGCGCTACAACATGTACAATTCGGCCGCCATCCGTGGACTTCCGGCAAATGGGTATACAACAGCCGACGCCATTCAGGCAATCAACGAAACCGCAGTTCAAACATTACCGCACGGCTATAAAGTTGCCTGGGAGGGCTTGTCCTATGATGAGGCTCAACGCGGAAACGAAGCCGTTTATGTCTTTTTGGTTGTCTTAGTCTTCGTATATCTTGTACTTGCTGCGCAGTACGAAAGCTTCATTATTCCATTTGCGGTATTGTTGTCGCTACCCGTGGGTGTATTTGGATCATTCTTTTTATTAAAGGCAATGGGTCTTGAAAATGACATCTATGCACAGGTCGGGCTGATCATGATTATTGGTCTATTGGGAAAAAATGCGGTGCTTATCGTAGAATTTGCCGTGAAAAGGCGCCAAGCTGGCGACAGCATATTGGAAGCAGCTATTGAGGGCTCAAGAGCGCGTTTCAGACCAATTCTCATGACCTCATTTGCATTTATCGCGGGACTTGTACCACTTGTCTTTGCCAGCGGCGCGGGAGCTATCGGTAACCACACCATAGGTGCCTCAGCACTGGGAGGTATGCTTGTCGGAACAATCTTTGGCGTTATTGTCATTCCCGGACTTTACTACATTTTTGCAAAATTGGCTGACGGAAGAAAAATGATCCAAGCCGAAGACGAATCACCATTAAGCGAAGACATGATACATTATGAATAA